In the Palaeococcus pacificus DY20341 genome, one interval contains:
- a CDS encoding AIR synthase family protein: MLPLGKVRSEILNEIILNNVGIEDLKIVIGPREGFDSAVLEYDEENYLIVATDPVLGVPREHFGFFTYHFASSDVAVFGAKPRWLIVDLLLPMGTTKGELKALMEELNGECLKYNTSILGGHTGVYSTIRDITATTTALGLVKKEELKLPIAKPGDEIIITKGIGIEFAVGVAWFKGQELKKKLSQREVSQLKEMYKLETVVRDALTVRELVRGMHDATEGGLTALHEIADNSNVGFVVYEDKIHSPPLVKKVLDFYGVNPLTVSSTGALIIISPKENTNKIIEELHKAGIEGFAIGKFTAEKERLLIKGKDVEEFPKFESDAYAEIY; encoded by the coding sequence ATGCTACCGCTTGGAAAAGTGCGAAGTGAGATTTTAAATGAAATCATCCTAAACAATGTTGGTATAGAAGACCTCAAAATAGTGATTGGGCCTAGAGAGGGCTTTGATTCAGCCGTACTTGAATATGACGAGGAGAATTACTTAATAGTGGCAACGGATCCAGTGTTAGGAGTTCCTAGAGAGCACTTTGGATTTTTCACCTATCACTTCGCCTCGAGCGATGTTGCTGTTTTTGGAGCAAAGCCAAGGTGGCTAATCGTTGATCTGCTCCTTCCTATGGGAACCACAAAAGGAGAGTTGAAAGCACTCATGGAGGAGCTAAACGGTGAGTGCCTCAAATATAACACTTCCATATTAGGCGGTCATACTGGAGTTTACTCTACAATAAGGGACATTACTGCCACAACAACCGCTTTAGGCCTAGTCAAAAAGGAGGAGCTCAAATTACCCATAGCAAAGCCCGGAGATGAAATCATAATAACCAAAGGCATTGGAATTGAGTTCGCTGTAGGAGTAGCGTGGTTTAAAGGGCAAGAGCTTAAGAAAAAGCTCTCCCAACGTGAGGTCTCTCAACTCAAAGAAATGTACAAGCTAGAGACTGTTGTGAGAGATGCCCTGACAGTTAGAGAATTGGTTAGGGGAATGCATGATGCAACAGAAGGCGGTTTAACAGCGCTTCATGAAATAGCGGACAATTCCAACGTTGGCTTTGTGGTTTATGAGGACAAAATCCACTCGCCTCCGCTCGTTAAAAAAGTTCTCGATTTTTATGGAGTGAATCCTCTAACAGTCTCATCAACAGGTGCTCTAATAATAATCTCCCCCAAAGAGAACACGAATAAAATAATCGAAGAACTGCACAAAGCTGGAATTGAGGGATTCGCTATTGGAAAGTTCACGGCAGAGAAGGAGAGGCTTTTAATAAAAGGAAAAGATGTCGAAGAGTTCCCGAAGTTTGAAAGTGATGCGTATGCAGAGATATACTGA
- a CDS encoding HAD family hydrolase, whose amino-acid sequence MIIAFDYDGTLVDSYSVIEGAFRGALEKHFSWLPLKGFWAKILTKIELYFEKPKFGKHSGNVKQPFFFKWRFFRTWFEERARLTKPLDDSKELLRRLKEEGHIVISFSAEDFVDGMKEHRLKLNGFYKLFDDVIVFGREITLCEAFQIVREKYGDEIFIWVDDKPWRFIGRGDENTEYVWYYFPMTGKYVDERTLDEIPHLHVIQDLWSIFDVIKRVEAERANHSSNTQENPQ is encoded by the coding sequence ATGATAATTGCCTTTGACTACGATGGAACACTGGTGGACAGCTATTCTGTGATAGAGGGAGCTTTTAGGGGAGCATTAGAGAAACACTTTTCCTGGCTCCCGCTTAAGGGATTTTGGGCTAAAATCCTAACGAAAATTGAGCTGTATTTTGAGAAGCCAAAGTTTGGAAAGCACAGCGGAAATGTTAAGCAACCATTTTTCTTTAAGTGGCGCTTTTTTAGGACTTGGTTTGAGGAGAGGGCCAGGTTAACGAAACCTTTGGATGATTCAAAAGAGCTCTTAAGGCGGCTTAAGGAGGAGGGACACATTGTTATTTCCTTCTCAGCTGAGGACTTCGTGGACGGGATGAAGGAGCACAGACTAAAACTCAACGGCTTTTATAAGCTTTTTGACGATGTAATAGTCTTTGGGAGAGAGATAACGCTTTGTGAGGCATTTCAAATTGTTAGAGAAAAATACGGTGATGAGATTTTTATCTGGGTGGATGATAAACCGTGGCGCTTCATTGGAAGGGGGGATGAGAACACCGAATACGTGTGGTACTACTTTCCCATGACAGGAAAATACGTGGATGAAAGGACTTTAGATGAAATTCCACACCTGCATGTTATCCAAGACTTGTGGAGTATCTTTGATGTGATAAAGAGAGTAGAGGCAGAAAGAGCTAATCACAGCTCAAATACTCAAGAAAATCCTCAATAA
- a CDS encoding DOMON domain-containing protein — protein sequence MKRRVLVLLGLLLAVVAFSGCTSYSSETTSPTTSIQESPKELGEWKADGIIDEKEYAHELSLAGGKLIVYWRNDDEYLYMALKGQTTGWVAIGFEPTQSMKDADMIFGWVKDGEVTVLDLYSTGTYGPHPPDENLGGTNDILEYAGKEESGYTIIEFKRKLNTGDQYDKAFVRGQTIKFIFAMADDDEFTLKHNVARGSGELVLD from the coding sequence ATGAAAAGAAGGGTTCTTGTCTTACTGGGCCTGCTTTTGGCAGTGGTCGCATTTAGTGGATGCACAAGCTATAGCTCAGAAACAACGTCTCCAACAACATCGATTCAAGAATCTCCCAAAGAGTTAGGGGAGTGGAAAGCTGATGGCATCATAGATGAAAAAGAATACGCCCACGAACTTTCGTTAGCTGGTGGAAAGCTCATCGTTTATTGGAGAAATGATGATGAGTATTTATACATGGCTTTAAAGGGGCAAACCACTGGATGGGTTGCCATAGGATTTGAGCCTACACAATCTATGAAAGATGCGGATATGATTTTTGGGTGGGTAAAAGATGGGGAAGTAACTGTTTTGGACCTATACTCCACCGGCACATATGGTCCACATCCGCCCGATGAGAATCTTGGAGGGACTAACGACATTTTAGAGTACGCAGGGAAAGAAGAAAGTGGTTATACAATCATAGAATTTAAGCGCAAATTGAATACTGGAGATCAGTACGATAAAGCCTTTGTGAGGGGGCAGACGATAAAGTTCATCTTTGCAATGGCAGATGATGACGAGTTTACTTTAAAACACAATGTGGCGAGGGGCAGTGGAGAACTAGTACTTGATTGA
- the gcvPA gene encoding aminomethyl-transferring glycine dehydrogenase subunit GcvPA: MGKHYIPNSAHKEEMLKEIGFSSIDELFSDVPKEVSYEFNLPKGKSEYEVFLEMNEMLSKNKTALEVPTFLGAGTYFHYVPAHVKYLIERSEFLTAYTPYQAEISQGMLQALFEYQSLIAELVGLEVVNASMYDWGTALGEAALMAARVTKKKKFVVPKHLSPEKKSVLKTYVDGPGLEIEYVDWNENGQMDLEDLKEKAQGAAGVYVEMPNFFGLIEEDIAEIGEIAHENKALFVVGVDPTSLGVLDAPGNYGADIVIGEAAHFGNPMNFGGPRAGIFAVRNDRKLIRQMPGRIIGMTKDADGKRAFVMTLQTREQHIRRAKATSNICSNEALVAVAAAIHIASLGPKGLKRLGEVILKNTAYFKKRISEVAEIPFNGINFKDVLVKFEVPYDVIHERLLEKNIHGGYYLKQHFPELGESALFAVTETTRKEWIDALVEAIGEIIGEAEL, translated from the coding sequence ATGGGAAAGCATTACATACCAAATTCGGCGCATAAAGAGGAAATGCTCAAAGAAATCGGCTTCAGTAGCATTGATGAACTTTTCTCCGATGTTCCAAAGGAAGTTTCATACGAGTTTAACTTGCCAAAAGGAAAGAGCGAATACGAGGTATTCCTCGAAATGAACGAGATGCTGAGCAAGAACAAAACCGCTTTGGAAGTGCCCACATTTTTAGGGGCTGGAACTTACTTCCACTATGTGCCAGCTCACGTGAAATATCTAATAGAAAGAAGCGAGTTCTTAACCGCCTACACACCCTACCAAGCTGAAATCAGCCAGGGGATGCTCCAAGCTCTATTTGAGTATCAAAGCCTAATCGCGGAGCTAGTTGGGCTTGAAGTGGTTAACGCTTCGATGTATGACTGGGGGACTGCTTTAGGTGAAGCAGCACTAATGGCCGCAAGAGTTACCAAGAAAAAGAAGTTTGTGGTTCCAAAGCACTTAAGTCCTGAGAAAAAGAGTGTTTTGAAGACTTACGTCGATGGTCCAGGTCTTGAGATAGAGTATGTTGATTGGAATGAAAATGGACAAATGGACTTGGAGGACTTAAAGGAGAAAGCTCAAGGAGCCGCTGGTGTTTATGTAGAGATGCCAAACTTCTTCGGACTTATCGAAGAGGATATTGCTGAGATTGGAGAAATTGCCCACGAGAATAAAGCACTCTTCGTTGTCGGTGTTGATCCAACGAGCCTTGGCGTTTTAGATGCGCCCGGCAATTATGGTGCCGATATTGTTATAGGTGAAGCTGCACACTTTGGTAATCCAATGAACTTCGGTGGACCAAGGGCTGGAATCTTTGCCGTTAGAAACGACAGGAAACTCATTAGGCAGATGCCTGGAAGAATAATAGGAATGACAAAAGATGCTGATGGAAAGAGGGCCTTTGTTATGACGCTCCAAACCAGAGAGCAGCACATAAGGAGAGCTAAGGCAACATCGAATATATGCTCCAATGAGGCCTTAGTAGCTGTTGCGGCAGCAATTCACATAGCGTCTCTTGGACCAAAAGGGCTCAAGAGGCTTGGTGAGGTTATTCTCAAAAACACAGCCTACTTTAAGAAGCGCATAAGCGAGGTCGCTGAAATTCCATTTAACGGAATAAACTTCAAGGATGTTCTCGTTAAATTTGAGGTTCCCTATGATGTTATTCACGAGCGCCTTCTTGAGAAGAATATTCACGGCGGCTATTACTTAAAGCAGCACTTCCCAGAGCTGGGTGAAAGCGCTCTCTTTGCAGTGACAGAGACAACAAGGAAGGAATGGATAGATGCACTGGTGGAAGCGATTGGAGAGATAATAGGAGAGGCTGAGCTGTGA
- a CDS encoding DNA-directed RNA polymerase subunit H — protein sequence MAAKKKFNIFDHELVPEHRILSEEEKAELLKRYNIKLSQLPQIRASDPAVQALGAKIGDIIEIKRKSPTAGIYYYYRIVVED from the coding sequence GTGGCGGCGAAGAAAAAGTTTAATATATTTGATCATGAGCTAGTTCCTGAGCATAGAATATTAAGCGAAGAGGAGAAGGCCGAATTGCTAAAAAGATACAACATAAAGCTTTCTCAATTACCGCAAATTCGCGCAAGTGACCCTGCGGTGCAGGCCTTAGGGGCAAAAATTGGGGATATCATAGAGATTAAAAGAAAGAGTCCAACTGCTGGAATCTACTATTATTATAGAATAGTGGTTGAGGATTGA
- the gcvPB gene encoding aminomethyl-transferring glycine dehydrogenase subunit GcvPB translates to MFRQAKWNEPLIFELGGKGRIGFTLPEPIEDVDVQIPEKLKRKSLELPELSEPEVVKHYTNLSEMNYGVDNGIYPLGSCTMKYNPKINEEIANHPKVAFIHPYQDEKTIQGALQIMYELEQWLKEITAMDRFTLQPAAGANGEFTGVMVIRAYHLDRGETQRNEIIVPDSAHGTNPASAAVAGFKVIEIPSNEQGMVDLEALENAVSERTAGLMLTNPNTLGIFEEDILEIAKIVHDAGGLLYYDGANLNGILGKVRPGDMGFDVVHLNLHKTFSTPHGGGGPGAGPVGVKEFLAQYLPVPVVEYDGEKYYLNYDLPKSIGKVKEFYGNFSVLVRALVYLKTMGREGLKEASEIAVLNANYLAQKLKGTRGYELPHKELRKHEAVFSAEPMKKETGVKTLDVAKRLLDFGLHAPTIYFPLIVHEALMIEPTETVSKEELDAYVNALKKISEEAYTNPEIVKNAPHNTAVRRVDDVTATKKPIVTWRMYKELKEKGEVDY, encoded by the coding sequence ATGTTCAGACAAGCTAAATGGAACGAACCTCTAATTTTTGAGCTCGGTGGTAAGGGAAGAATAGGATTTACGCTCCCTGAGCCAATTGAAGATGTTGACGTCCAAATTCCTGAAAAGCTCAAGAGGAAGAGCTTAGAGCTCCCAGAGCTCAGCGAGCCGGAGGTAGTTAAGCACTATACAAACTTAAGCGAGATGAACTACGGCGTTGACAACGGCATTTATCCCCTCGGCTCATGTACCATGAAGTACAACCCAAAGATAAATGAAGAAATTGCCAACCATCCAAAAGTTGCCTTTATTCACCCATATCAGGACGAGAAAACGATTCAAGGGGCTCTACAAATAATGTATGAGCTCGAGCAGTGGCTTAAGGAAATAACAGCTATGGATCGTTTTACCCTACAACCAGCGGCTGGTGCAAATGGTGAGTTCACGGGAGTTATGGTAATTCGCGCTTATCACCTTGATAGAGGAGAAACTCAAAGGAACGAGATAATAGTCCCAGATTCAGCTCATGGAACTAACCCCGCGAGTGCAGCTGTGGCAGGCTTTAAGGTCATTGAAATACCCTCAAATGAGCAAGGAATGGTTGATTTGGAAGCTTTAGAAAATGCTGTGAGTGAAAGGACTGCTGGCTTAATGCTAACAAATCCCAACACGTTGGGCATCTTTGAGGAGGACATCTTGGAGATTGCTAAGATAGTCCACGATGCTGGAGGACTGCTCTATTATGATGGTGCAAACTTAAACGGTATCTTAGGAAAAGTTAGGCCCGGAGACATGGGTTTCGACGTTGTTCACCTCAACCTGCACAAAACATTCTCAACGCCTCACGGTGGCGGAGGTCCCGGAGCCGGACCAGTTGGTGTAAAAGAGTTCCTCGCTCAATATTTGCCTGTCCCAGTTGTGGAGTATGATGGGGAGAAATACTACCTCAACTACGACCTTCCAAAGAGCATCGGCAAGGTTAAGGAGTTCTACGGCAACTTTTCAGTCCTCGTGAGGGCTTTAGTTTATCTTAAGACGATGGGTCGTGAGGGGCTTAAAGAGGCAAGTGAAATAGCAGTTCTCAATGCCAACTACCTAGCTCAAAAGCTCAAGGGAACGAGAGGTTACGAACTACCTCACAAGGAGCTTAGGAAGCACGAGGCAGTCTTTAGCGCAGAGCCTATGAAAAAGGAGACAGGGGTTAAAACATTGGACGTCGCGAAGCGCCTACTCGACTTTGGCCTGCACGCCCCAACGATTTACTTCCCGCTTATTGTGCATGAGGCTTTGATGATTGAACCAACAGAGACTGTTTCAAAGGAGGAGCTCGATGCTTATGTTAATGCGCTCAAGAAGATAAGTGAAGAGGCCTACACCAACCCCGAGATAGTTAAGAACGCACCCCACAATACAGCTGTTAGAAGGGTGGATGACGTAACAGCAACAAAGAAGCCGATAGTTACGTGGCGCATGTACAAGGAGCTCAAAGAAAAAGGGGAAGTTGATTATTAG
- a CDS encoding PrsW family intramembrane metalloprotease — MDVLSMIIFFAYAPALALLWYFYHEDKYEPEPKKYVIGTFLLGATLSVGIAMILEAFLVEGEFGYSLLPATVFYMALVAGVVEEPAKALAIRLPFKANQMDGIMDGVVYGVAAGLGFAATENFLYGLGYGVGSTIVRAFLTPFAHATWSAIIGVGYGLKAEGKIHSVTSYFTLAIFLHFLWDYFAFMTLKIPAYYIFTVLLIFINVALIRYFVMAGQREDLERMWWYWFVGGRRYE; from the coding sequence ATGGATGTACTCAGTATGATAATCTTCTTTGCCTACGCACCTGCATTAGCACTGCTCTGGTATTTCTACCATGAGGATAAATACGAGCCAGAGCCAAAGAAATATGTTATTGGGACATTCCTATTGGGAGCAACGCTTTCTGTTGGAATTGCAATGATTTTAGAGGCTTTCTTGGTGGAAGGAGAGTTTGGATACTCTTTATTACCGGCGACGGTCTTTTACATGGCATTAGTTGCAGGGGTAGTTGAAGAGCCTGCAAAGGCTTTGGCAATAAGGCTCCCATTCAAAGCTAATCAAATGGACGGCATTATGGACGGCGTCGTTTATGGCGTTGCTGCAGGCTTAGGGTTTGCAGCCACCGAGAACTTCTTATATGGACTGGGCTATGGTGTTGGGAGCACAATAGTCAGGGCATTCCTAACGCCTTTTGCCCACGCAACTTGGAGTGCAATAATAGGAGTCGGCTATGGATTAAAAGCTGAAGGAAAGATACACTCAGTAACAAGCTACTTCACTTTAGCAATCTTCCTGCACTTCCTTTGGGACTACTTCGCATTTATGACGCTAAAGATTCCTGCGTATTATATATTTACAGTGCTTTTAATTTTCATAAACGTCGCTTTGATAAGGTACTTTGTAATGGCAGGCCAAAGGGAGGATTTGGAAAGAATGTGGTGGTATTGGTTTGTAGGAGGGAGAAGATATGAATGA
- a CDS encoding DUF1667 domain-containing protein — protein sequence MSPKVYRFTCIVCPLGCTLEVEIENGKVKGYTCPKGKEWAIEEVTNPKRVVMSVIKVKNGKLPTVSVKTDKPIPKAKIPELMKLLADLEVEGPVKVGQVILENPLGLDTKIVATREA from the coding sequence ATGAGCCCTAAGGTTTACCGTTTCACGTGCATCGTCTGCCCTCTCGGCTGTACCTTAGAAGTTGAAATTGAAAACGGAAAAGTCAAAGGATATACCTGTCCGAAAGGGAAGGAGTGGGCGATTGAGGAGGTCACAAATCCTAAGCGTGTTGTTATGAGTGTGATTAAGGTAAAAAATGGTAAGCTACCAACGGTGAGCGTTAAAACCGATAAGCCAATACCAAAAGCTAAAATCCCTGAGCTCATGAAGCTCCTGGCGGATTTGGAAGTTGAGGGCCCTGTTAAAGTGGGCCAAGTGATTCTTGAGAACCCTCTTGGTTTGGACACTAAAATAGTTGCAACGAGGGAGGCTTAG